A DNA window from Kitasatospora viridis contains the following coding sequences:
- a CDS encoding DapH/DapD/GlmU-related protein — MTGTRRDAAARPAVVEGLAGAWRHRLGGARIAAGVRIGRGSRIRAAELTIGAGVVLGRGVRIEADRVVLEAGTEIGDRCRISAREVEFDRNCVLFPDVVVRALTTVRLGAHTKISRDAVLKAGSIEVGTEFWMNRGAEIGGGGWRTGDGRFQAGDRCHVGRGSHINTARPVVLGDDTAIGMDCTIATHAHWQPATEGFPFSSGPVTVGSGVAVFTRSVVSPGVTVADGATVAAGSVVVRDVAPRALVGGVPARTLRIHPQPESPLPVLLEALGSFTARQWPTAAWRTGPRGERAVDGPDGAHLRLTPDHLLHLAAPASRGGAECVFDLGRRVLTGTGSELSEALRNHLFSIGLRFRYEGYQRAPLSLRRLRESGIEE; from the coding sequence CGGCCGGCGGTGGTGGAGGGCCTGGCGGGCGCCTGGCGGCACCGGCTGGGCGGTGCGCGGATCGCGGCCGGCGTCCGCATCGGCCGGGGCAGCCGGATCCGCGCGGCCGAGCTCACCATCGGCGCCGGGGTGGTCCTCGGCCGGGGCGTGCGGATCGAGGCCGACCGGGTGGTGCTGGAGGCGGGGACGGAGATCGGCGACCGGTGCCGCATCTCGGCGCGCGAGGTCGAGTTCGACCGGAACTGCGTCCTCTTCCCGGACGTCGTCGTCCGCGCCCTCACCACGGTGCGGCTGGGTGCGCACACCAAGATCAGCCGGGACGCGGTGCTGAAGGCCGGCAGCATCGAGGTCGGCACCGAGTTCTGGATGAACCGCGGCGCCGAGATCGGCGGCGGCGGTTGGCGCACGGGTGACGGGCGGTTCCAGGCGGGCGACCGCTGCCACGTCGGGCGCGGCTCGCACATCAACACCGCACGGCCCGTCGTGCTGGGCGACGACACGGCCATCGGCATGGACTGCACGATCGCGACGCACGCCCACTGGCAACCGGCCACCGAGGGGTTCCCGTTCAGCTCCGGGCCGGTCACCGTGGGGTCCGGCGTGGCCGTCTTCACCCGCAGCGTCGTCTCGCCCGGTGTGACGGTGGCGGACGGCGCCACCGTCGCGGCCGGCTCGGTGGTGGTGCGTGACGTTGCGCCCCGCGCGTTGGTGGGCGGAGTGCCGGCCCGGACGCTGCGGATCCATCCGCAGCCCGAATCGCCGCTACCGGTCCTGCTCGAAGCGTTGGGCTCCTTCACCGCCCGGCAGTGGCCCACCGCGGCCTGGCGCACCGGTCCCCGTGGTGAGCGGGCCGTCGACGGGCCGGACGGGGCGCACCTGCGGCTGACCCCGGACCACCTGCTGCACCTGGCCGCGCCGGCCTCCCGGGGCGGCGCCGAGTGCGTCTTCGACCTCGGCCGCAGAGTACTGACCGGGACCGGCAGCGAGCTGTCCGAGGCGCTGCGGAACCACCTGTTCTCCATCGGCCTGCGGTTCCGCTACGAGGGGTACCAACGAGCACCGCTGAGTCTGCGGCGCCTGCGCGAATCAGGGATTGAGGAGTGA
- the gltX gene encoding glutamate--tRNA ligase, giving the protein MTVRVMIGPSLKRPLSVGALRMALFNYAFAVGRRGSFGVRIEDTDQARMNAQLLDDLYAMLEWTGIDYHEGGVKGGGCGPYVQSERLGHYREHAGALLRSGAAYRCFCSTERLAGDRERQRALGERSRYDGRCGALSPDEAAERAAGGQANVVRMRVPQDGAGEILVPDEIAGDARVPLSALDDQVLLKSDGFPTYHFSSVVDDHLMGISHVVRSDSWLSSTPKHVLLYRAFGWEPPVFAHVPAISRGGWSTPVRELRDQGVPVDAVVNYAAGIGWQPSGGAELFTLADLTAEFDLKAIRRSVRTADPNRLRWLSGRHLRRQPAQDAAEALTPHLRALGLPVPPAERRREIVELCQPYSRTYRELAEQHAYFFRAPQHGPQLRAELLGLAGLLGTLSTALAQVRPFTAAALRQQVQAVTQDDAGGTAALRALRLAVCGDVRSPNIFAVLAVLGRAECGRRLAAAIGGSGAEPAAEPALSGIGVHG; this is encoded by the coding sequence ATGACGGTGCGAGTGATGATCGGCCCGAGCCTGAAGCGTCCGTTGTCCGTGGGGGCGCTGCGGATGGCGCTGTTCAACTACGCCTTCGCGGTCGGCCGGCGCGGTTCGTTCGGCGTCCGGATCGAGGACACCGACCAGGCCCGGATGAACGCCCAACTGCTCGACGACCTTTACGCGATGCTGGAGTGGACCGGGATCGACTACCACGAGGGCGGGGTCAAGGGCGGTGGCTGCGGCCCGTACGTCCAGTCCGAGCGGCTCGGCCACTACCGGGAGCACGCCGGGGCCCTGCTCCGGTCCGGTGCCGCCTACCGGTGCTTCTGCTCGACCGAGCGGCTGGCCGGCGACCGTGAGCGGCAGCGCGCCCTGGGCGAACGGTCGCGCTACGACGGCAGGTGCGGCGCGCTGAGTCCGGACGAGGCGGCCGAGCGGGCCGCCGGGGGCCAGGCGAACGTCGTGCGGATGCGGGTCCCGCAGGACGGTGCGGGCGAGATCCTGGTGCCGGACGAGATCGCCGGCGACGCGAGGGTCCCGCTCAGCGCACTGGACGACCAGGTCCTGCTGAAGTCCGACGGATTCCCGACCTACCACTTCTCCTCCGTGGTGGACGACCACCTGATGGGCATCTCCCATGTCGTGCGCTCCGACTCGTGGCTGTCGAGCACGCCGAAGCACGTGCTGCTCTACCGGGCGTTCGGGTGGGAGCCACCGGTCTTCGCGCACGTCCCGGCCATCTCCCGCGGCGGCTGGAGCACTCCCGTGCGGGAACTGCGGGACCAAGGCGTCCCGGTCGACGCCGTGGTGAACTACGCCGCCGGCATCGGCTGGCAGCCGTCCGGCGGTGCGGAGCTCTTCACCCTGGCCGATCTCACCGCGGAGTTCGACCTGAAGGCGATCCGACGGTCCGTCAGGACGGCGGACCCCAACCGGCTCCGGTGGTTGAGCGGCCGGCACCTGCGCAGGCAGCCGGCGCAGGACGCGGCCGAGGCCCTGACGCCCCACCTGCGCGCACTCGGGCTCCCGGTGCCCCCCGCCGAGCGGCGCCGGGAGATCGTGGAGCTGTGCCAGCCCTACAGCCGCACGTACCGCGAACTCGCCGAGCAGCACGCCTACTTCTTCCGGGCACCGCAGCACGGTCCGCAGCTGCGTGCGGAACTGCTGGGCCTGGCGGGGCTGCTCGGCACGCTGTCGACGGCCCTGGCGCAGGTCCGGCCCTTCACGGCCGCCGCGCTCCGGCAGCAGGTCCAGGCCGTCACGCAGGACGACGCGGGCGGCACTGCGGCGCTGCGGGCCCTGCGGCTGGCCGTCTGCGGAGACGTCCGCAGCCCCAACATCTTCGCCGTCCTGGCCGTGCTCGGCCGGGCCGAGTGCGGGCGCCGGCTGGCCGCGGCCATCGGCGGGAGCGGCGCGGAACCGGCGGCGGAACCGGCCCTGTCGGGGATCGGGGTGCACGGATGA
- a CDS encoding cytochrome P450: MTGDPLFDYPLRRGERLDPPPVLGELRADRPVCPVRLWDGSEAWLVTRHADVRAVLADPRVSADPRSPGYPFLSAGRAAAPDGHGSFNHLDPPEHGRFRRMLSGEFTVERIARLRPVVQRTVDRAIDAMVSAGNRAELVRALALPVPSFVICELLGVPYADHEFFETRTAARMDLTRAPELVRAANAEIMGYLEQLVAEKRRRPGDDLISRLITQHGDSGEASPGEIVDMVRLLLVNGYETTANMIALGVLVLLRNPDEAAVLRDDPDPEAVERLVEELLRHQTIVHIAPTRAVLAELTVGGTVLRPGDGVITSLSSANRDATVFDRPDALDCGRDARRHLSFGHGVHHCLGHTLARLELHAVFGTLFRRLPALRLAVPYEEVRFKEDAGLYGVHRLDVTW, encoded by the coding sequence ATGACGGGCGACCCGCTCTTCGACTATCCGCTGCGCCGCGGCGAACGGCTCGACCCGCCACCGGTGTTGGGCGAGCTGCGCGCGGACCGGCCGGTCTGTCCGGTGCGCCTGTGGGACGGCAGCGAGGCCTGGCTGGTGACCCGGCACGCGGACGTGCGCGCGGTGCTGGCCGACCCGCGGGTCAGCGCCGACCCGCGCAGCCCGGGATACCCCTTCCTGAGCGCCGGACGGGCCGCCGCGCCGGACGGGCACGGCTCCTTCAACCACCTGGACCCGCCGGAGCACGGCCGGTTCAGGCGCATGCTCAGCGGTGAGTTCACGGTGGAGCGGATCGCCCGGCTGCGGCCGGTCGTCCAGCGGACCGTGGACCGGGCGATCGACGCGATGGTCTCGGCGGGCAACCGGGCCGAGCTCGTCCGGGCGCTCGCGCTGCCGGTGCCCTCCTTCGTCATCTGCGAGCTGCTCGGCGTCCCGTACGCGGACCACGAGTTCTTCGAAACCCGCACGGCGGCCCGGATGGACCTCACCCGGGCACCGGAACTGGTGCGCGCCGCCAACGCGGAGATCATGGGCTACCTGGAGCAGCTGGTCGCCGAGAAGCGCCGACGGCCCGGGGACGACCTGATCAGCCGACTGATCACGCAGCACGGAGACTCCGGTGAGGCGAGCCCCGGCGAAATCGTCGACATGGTGCGCCTGTTGCTGGTGAACGGGTACGAGACCACGGCCAACATGATCGCCCTGGGTGTCCTCGTCCTGCTCCGCAACCCGGACGAGGCGGCAGTCCTGCGGGACGATCCGGATCCCGAGGCGGTCGAGCGGCTGGTCGAGGAGTTGCTCCGGCACCAGACGATCGTGCACATCGCACCGACCCGGGCGGTCCTCGCCGAACTGACGGTCGGTGGCACCGTCCTGCGACCGGGCGACGGGGTCATCACCTCGCTGAGTTCGGCGAACCGGGACGCGACCGTCTTCGACCGGCCCGACGCACTGGACTGCGGCCGCGACGCCCGCCGCCACCTGTCCTTCGGCCACGGGGTGCACCACTGCCTCGGCCACACCCTGGCCAGGTTGGAGCTGCACGCGGTCTTCGGCACCCTGTTCCGCCGGCTCCCGGCCCTGCGCCTGGCCGTGCCGTACGAGGAGGTCCGGTTCAAGGAGGACGCGGGTCTCTACGGCGTGCACCGACTGGACGTCACCTGGTGA
- a CDS encoding ferredoxin has product MTAGAEATRVVADPARCIGSGQCVLSAPAVFAQHPDDGRVLITDRRPAGTAAETARQAAQFCPVQAIRLIEPERRG; this is encoded by the coding sequence GTGACCGCGGGAGCCGAGGCGACCCGGGTGGTCGCCGATCCGGCCCGGTGCATCGGCTCCGGCCAGTGCGTGCTGTCCGCCCCGGCCGTCTTCGCCCAACACCCGGACGACGGACGGGTCCTGATCACCGACCGGAGACCTGCCGGCACGGCGGCCGAGACGGCACGGCAAGCCGCGCAGTTCTGCCCGGTGCAGGCGATCAGGCTGATCGAACCAGAAAGACGAGGATGA
- a CDS encoding AAC(3) family N-acetyltransferase, producing the protein MTSAQLVSALRTVGVAPGQTVYVAAGLAGLATTADPARLVLEALRTVVGPSGTLVMPSFHPGFRYQGVFDVTGTPSRSGILSELFRTGPDTRRTWAPPFNPVCAEGLDAAAIAGISSPTAFGPGSVFDHLVEIGATVLLLGSSFHDGVAHVHWLEERHDVPYRTWQEVSGEVRLAGEVLTRSWQCHVRRPGVDLHAGVVGEVLESAGAIRRTDVGLTRISAFTLDHFKEVLDPWFARNRECMVLH; encoded by the coding sequence GTGACCTCGGCGCAGTTGGTGTCGGCGCTGCGCACGGTGGGCGTTGCCCCCGGCCAGACGGTCTACGTGGCGGCAGGACTGGCCGGTCTGGCCACCACGGCCGATCCGGCGAGGCTCGTGCTCGAAGCGCTGCGCACCGTGGTGGGCCCGTCCGGCACGCTGGTGATGCCCAGCTTCCACCCGGGCTTCAGGTACCAGGGCGTCTTCGACGTGACCGGCACGCCGTCCCGGTCGGGCATCCTCTCCGAGCTCTTCCGGACCGGCCCGGACACCCGGCGGACCTGGGCGCCGCCCTTCAACCCCGTCTGCGCCGAAGGGCTCGACGCCGCAGCGATCGCGGGCATCTCGTCGCCGACCGCGTTCGGGCCGGGATCGGTCTTCGACCACCTGGTGGAGATCGGCGCCACGGTCCTGCTGCTCGGCTCCAGCTTCCACGACGGTGTCGCCCACGTGCACTGGCTGGAGGAGCGCCACGACGTTCCCTACCGCACCTGGCAGGAGGTCAGCGGTGAAGTACGGCTGGCGGGCGAGGTGCTGACCCGCAGTTGGCAGTGCCACGTGCGCCGACCGGGCGTCGACCTGCACGCGGGCGTCGTGGGCGAGGTGCTGGAGAGCGCCGGTGCGATCCGTCGGACGGACGTGGGGCTCACCCGGATCTCCGCCTTCACCCTCGACCACTTCAAGGAGGTGCTGGATCCGTGGTTCGCGCGCAACCGGGAGTGCATGGTGCTGCACTGA
- a CDS encoding PPOX class F420-dependent oxidoreductase translates to MAAVVAAVIGVPPGQLGGAAGLTDGSWSSMQHITILLDLAGAFGFELTPRLVQELTTVAAMQAFVSDRRDRAPLPTSSEAAMTLVLQQLREILAGPNTAVLATVRPDGKPQQFVVWAVADGDDILMSTTQGRPKHRNLAAFPHASLTVYPAGDMYRSVEVRGTSSFVEAGADEVIERLSRHYKGTSWQEPAGLGTRVTVRLSGLVPGKD, encoded by the coding sequence GTGGCTGCGGTCGTCGCGGCCGTGATCGGCGTTCCGCCGGGCCAGTTGGGCGGCGCAGCCGGTCTGACCGACGGCAGCTGGAGCTCGATGCAGCACATCACCATCCTGCTGGACCTGGCCGGCGCCTTCGGCTTCGAGCTCACTCCCCGACTGGTGCAGGAACTCACCACGGTCGCCGCCATGCAGGCGTTCGTCTCCGACCGGCGCGACCGCGCGCCCCTACCCACTTCGAGCGAGGCAGCCATGACACTTGTACTCCAGCAGCTGCGGGAGATCCTGGCCGGACCGAACACGGCGGTGCTGGCCACCGTGCGGCCGGACGGGAAGCCGCAGCAGTTCGTCGTCTGGGCCGTGGCCGACGGCGACGACATCCTGATGTCGACCACTCAGGGGCGCCCGAAGCACCGGAACCTGGCGGCCTTCCCGCACGCCTCGCTGACGGTCTACCCGGCGGGCGACATGTACCGCAGCGTCGAGGTGCGGGGGACGTCGAGCTTCGTCGAGGCGGGGGCCGACGAGGTCATCGAACGCCTCTCCCGGCACTACAAGGGCACTTCCTGGCAGGAGCCGGCCGGCCTCGGCACCCGGGTCACCGTGCGGCTGTCCGGGCTCGTTCCCGGCAAGGACTGA
- the gltX gene encoding glutamate--tRNA ligase yields MAGRERGRILVVTNSPVRVRIAPSPTGMFHVGNARSLLLNWMVARQSGGTLVLRIEDTDAARSRPEWNQGILDAMAWLGVGAEEYEGPYFQTEYAHHHQEAVEKLLAEEKAYFCDCTREQLAERNGDSRLGYDGFCRERGLERAPGRAVRFRTADEGETVVTDIVRGTPTFQNSTIEDFVIARGDGSSVFLLANVVDDMTMGIDLVIRAEEHLSNTPKQQMLWEALGKPVPQWAHAPILVNEQRRKLSKRRDRVALEDFRDEGYLPEAMRNYLMLLGWAPANNREIVPWSDMEVEFRLEDVNPAPAFFDVKKLRAFNGEYIRALPLTDFIAACQPWLTGDRAPWPSTSYDAAAFAEVAELAQTRITLLSEIVQNVDFLFLDEPVDDQQAWGKAMKEGAAELLKDVTVSFESVAWEAGALKAELERISAARGLKLGKAQAPVRVAVTGRTVGLPLFESLAVLGRERTLARLGAALSRLG; encoded by the coding sequence ATGGCCGGCCGCGAACGCGGTAGGATCCTCGTCGTGACGAATTCCCCCGTTCGCGTTCGAATCGCGCCGTCTCCGACGGGAATGTTCCACGTCGGCAATGCCCGCTCCCTGCTGCTGAACTGGATGGTGGCACGACAGTCCGGTGGCACCCTCGTGCTCAGGATCGAGGACACCGACGCCGCACGCAGCCGCCCCGAGTGGAACCAGGGCATCCTCGATGCCATGGCTTGGCTCGGCGTCGGCGCCGAGGAGTACGAAGGGCCCTACTTCCAGACCGAGTACGCCCATCACCACCAGGAAGCCGTCGAGAAGTTGCTGGCCGAGGAGAAGGCCTACTTCTGCGACTGCACGCGTGAGCAGTTGGCCGAGCGCAACGGTGATTCGCGGCTGGGTTACGACGGGTTCTGCCGGGAGCGCGGCCTGGAGCGGGCTCCCGGTCGGGCGGTGCGGTTCCGCACGGCGGACGAGGGCGAGACCGTCGTCACGGACATCGTCCGGGGCACGCCCACGTTCCAGAACTCGACCATCGAGGACTTCGTCATCGCGCGTGGTGACGGTTCGTCGGTATTCCTCCTGGCGAATGTCGTGGACGACATGACGATGGGTATCGACCTCGTCATCCGCGCGGAGGAGCACCTGTCCAACACCCCGAAGCAGCAGATGCTCTGGGAGGCGCTCGGAAAGCCGGTGCCGCAGTGGGCGCACGCCCCGATCCTGGTCAACGAGCAGCGGCGGAAGCTCTCCAAGCGTCGTGACCGCGTGGCCCTGGAGGATTTCCGGGACGAGGGCTACCTTCCCGAAGCGATGCGCAACTACCTGATGCTGCTCGGCTGGGCGCCGGCCAACAACCGGGAGATTGTTCCCTGGTCCGACATGGAGGTCGAGTTCCGGCTGGAGGACGTCAATCCCGCGCCGGCCTTCTTCGACGTCAAGAAGCTGCGTGCGTTCAACGGCGAGTACATCCGGGCGCTGCCCCTGACGGACTTCATCGCGGCCTGCCAGCCCTGGCTGACCGGCGACCGGGCACCGTGGCCGAGCACGTCCTACGACGCCGCCGCCTTCGCGGAGGTCGCCGAACTGGCCCAGACCCGCATCACCCTGCTCAGCGAGATCGTCCAGAACGTCGACTTCCTCTTCCTCGACGAGCCCGTGGATGACCAGCAGGCCTGGGGCAAGGCGATGAAGGAGGGCGCCGCCGAGCTCCTCAAGGACGTGACCGTCTCGTTCGAGTCCGTCGCCTGGGAGGCCGGCGCCCTGAAGGCGGAGTTGGAGCGCATCAGCGCCGCCCGGGGCCTCAAGCTCGGGAAGGCACAGGCCCCCGTGCGGGTGGCGGTCACGGGTCGGACGGTCGGTCTGCCGCTCTTCGAGTCCCTGGCCGTGCTGGGCCGGGAGCGGACGCTCGCGCGCCTGGGCGCGGCGCTGTCCCGGCTGGGTTGA
- a CDS encoding phytanoyl-CoA dioxygenase family protein: MARFVAQGFLQLDGVVPEELNAEALEALPAGIPRAAHGVRVDEAFPSGSLARRLLAVAPVAGALHSLVGPEPTYDFSTVIIRPPHQERAQLLHSDVLVDVRTDAFDVTLMYFPHEVTLAMGGTLLIPGSHLRRTIETDIGRYQNLRGQHRMTCPAGTVLLLHHGIWHGGRRNDSDLPRYMFKIRFNPTVRQLRLWNTDDLHDPAVAAELRTHYPWYEGSAGKMELYNRVMLWRALTGDDSFDPDYWVTRVSNRPQRVVVTTAG, encoded by the coding sequence ATGGCTCGCTTCGTCGCTCAGGGCTTCCTCCAGCTCGACGGCGTGGTTCCCGAGGAGCTCAACGCCGAGGCCCTGGAGGCCCTCCCCGCCGGCATCCCCCGCGCGGCCCACGGCGTCCGCGTCGACGAGGCGTTCCCCAGCGGTTCCCTCGCTCGTCGGCTGCTCGCGGTCGCGCCGGTGGCCGGCGCGCTGCACAGCCTGGTGGGACCGGAGCCGACCTACGACTTCTCCACGGTCATCATCCGCCCGCCGCACCAGGAGCGCGCCCAACTCCTGCACAGCGACGTCCTCGTCGACGTGCGCACGGACGCCTTCGACGTGACCCTCATGTACTTTCCGCACGAGGTCACCCTGGCGATGGGCGGCACGCTGCTGATCCCGGGGAGCCATCTGCGCCGGACCATCGAGACGGACATCGGGCGCTACCAGAACCTTCGCGGCCAGCACCGCATGACCTGCCCGGCCGGGACCGTACTGCTGCTGCACCACGGCATCTGGCACGGCGGCCGTCGCAACGACAGCGACCTCCCGCGCTACATGTTCAAGATCCGCTTCAACCCGACGGTCCGGCAGCTGCGCCTGTGGAACACCGATGACCTGCACGACCCCGCGGTGGCGGCAGAGCTCCGCACGCACTACCCGTGGTACGAAGGCTCCGCCGGGAAGATGGAGTTGTACAACCGGGTGATGCTGTGGCGCGCGCTCACCGGAGACGATTCGTTCGACCCGGACTACTGGGTGACCAGGGTTTCCAACCGACCGCAGCGGGTCGTCGTGACCACCGCTGGCTGA
- a CDS encoding WD40/YVTN/BNR-like repeat-containing protein, whose product MRLRCLSAVDRRTVWVAGADGVVLRTQDGGDSWQSVGPPDGRALQFRSIKAFDAHHAVVLSFGAGDAARILSTDDAGEHWSEAFRNHDPAAFYNCMTFGDDSHGLAVADPVDGRFRILRSTDSGRSWHEVDPAGLPAALAGEVAFAASGTCLIGRAGLHWLATGSAARARVFRSDDGGRTWSAADTPVRSAPDAGIFALAFRDAAIGVAVGGDYRDQSRGGRLTATTADGGITWRTVAGNAPNGYRSGATWTGHEFVVVGPGGSDYSVDDGAGWTRFDDRGLDTVSVAQDGSCWAAGEHGRVALLSHRIPAAR is encoded by the coding sequence GTGCGCTTGCGCTGTCTCTCCGCCGTCGACCGGCGGACCGTCTGGGTGGCGGGGGCCGATGGCGTCGTCCTGCGCACGCAGGACGGTGGTGACAGCTGGCAGTCCGTGGGACCGCCGGACGGTCGGGCCCTTCAGTTCCGGTCCATCAAGGCGTTCGACGCCCACCACGCCGTCGTCCTGTCCTTCGGCGCCGGCGATGCGGCTCGCATCCTCAGCACCGACGACGCCGGCGAACACTGGAGCGAGGCCTTCCGCAATCACGACCCGGCCGCCTTCTACAACTGCATGACCTTCGGGGACGACAGCCACGGACTCGCCGTCGCCGATCCGGTCGACGGCCGCTTCAGGATCCTGCGCAGCACCGACAGCGGGCGCAGTTGGCACGAGGTCGACCCCGCCGGACTACCGGCCGCACTCGCGGGCGAGGTGGCCTTCGCCGCCAGCGGAACCTGCCTGATCGGTCGCGCCGGACTCCACTGGCTGGCCACCGGCAGCGCAGCCCGCGCGAGGGTGTTCCGGTCCGACGACGGAGGGCGGACCTGGAGCGCGGCCGACACCCCGGTCCGGTCCGCGCCGGATGCCGGGATCTTCGCCCTCGCCTTCCGCGACGCGGCGATCGGGGTGGCCGTCGGAGGTGACTACCGCGACCAGTCCCGCGGGGGACGGTTGACGGCCACCACCGCGGACGGCGGCATCACTTGGCGAACCGTGGCTGGCAACGCTCCCAACGGCTACCGATCGGGGGCGACTTGGACCGGTCACGAGTTCGTCGTGGTCGGTCCGGGGGGCAGCGACTACTCGGTGGACGACGGCGCCGGCTGGACCCGGTTCGACGATCGGGGCTTGGACACGGTGTCGGTCGCCCAGGACGGTTCGTGCTGGGCGGCCGGGGAGCACGGACGGGTCGCGCTGCTGAGTCACCGGATCCCGGCGGCCAGGTAG
- a CDS encoding NUDIX hydrolase, which translates to MDSQSLPDGPAAVRPRGAVAIIANRRGQLLMHLRDDFGWIAWPNHWSLLGGGCDPGETPGEAIVRELAEEADLVVPQLSELFELTASCESYDSGQILTFFAARWDGDETALPLSEGVKVQFFDPEQLARLDVPPLIRDGIHRYLAAGIR; encoded by the coding sequence ATGGACTCCCAGAGCCTCCCCGACGGCCCGGCCGCCGTCCGGCCGCGCGGTGCGGTGGCGATCATCGCCAATCGGCGTGGCCAGCTCCTGATGCACCTGCGCGACGACTTCGGCTGGATCGCCTGGCCCAACCACTGGAGCCTGCTCGGTGGCGGCTGCGACCCCGGCGAGACTCCGGGCGAGGCCATCGTCCGCGAACTCGCCGAAGAAGCCGACCTGGTGGTCCCGCAGCTGTCCGAGCTCTTCGAGCTCACCGCCTCCTGCGAGTCCTACGACTCCGGACAGATCCTCACGTTCTTCGCGGCCCGCTGGGACGGTGACGAGACCGCGCTGCCGCTCTCGGAGGGCGTCAAGGTCCAGTTCTTCGACCCCGAGCAGCTGGCCCGGCTCGACGTCCCGCCGCTGATACGCGACGGCATCCACCGCTACCTGGCCGCCGGGATCCGGTGA
- a CDS encoding sodium:solute symporter, with translation MRWLDLVVLVGYLVVVAVTGLRLAGRQRTSSGYFVGDGHLPWWAVAFSVVATETSVLTVISVPGGAYGGQGFGNVELALGYVIGRVVVAFALIPLYKRGGFVSAYQYLGSRFGPVLQGLASVAFLTTRLLAEGVRLFASAIPIKLLLEEFGLHTGFRAVILGVTLATVAYTYLGGIAAVIWTDAIQMGLYLGGAVLAIAVLSAQVGGAGYARALRAGKFALFDTDFGLAHVLTSPFALPTAIVGGAVFAMASHGCDQLIVQRILATRSLRDGQKAMIASGLFVTLQFAAFSLAGALLWSRNHGKSFKELGLTSTDGLYPQFILHGLPVVVSGLLVAGIVGAAMGSLSAALNSMANSTVADIVRGFSRRTPSDRSLLTLARATTLVWAALMALFACAFSTSSGNVYLTALTITGYTYGALLGAFLLGRIVRRARQPDAVVAFLATIAAMAYAVHDVRIDVPGAGGGASAALAAQWLVPLGVAVSLSVGYLVSLRRLLPDARAGAEATLAPAPAPDAAARHPTGG, from the coding sequence ATGCGCTGGCTCGATCTCGTGGTCCTGGTCGGGTACCTGGTGGTGGTCGCCGTGACCGGGCTGCGGCTGGCCGGCCGCCAGCGGACGTCGAGCGGCTACTTCGTCGGCGACGGCCACCTGCCCTGGTGGGCCGTGGCGTTCTCGGTGGTGGCCACCGAGACCAGCGTGCTGACCGTGATCAGCGTGCCCGGCGGCGCGTACGGCGGCCAGGGCTTCGGCAACGTCGAACTGGCCCTCGGCTACGTCATCGGCCGGGTCGTCGTGGCGTTCGCGCTGATCCCGCTGTACAAGCGCGGCGGCTTCGTGAGCGCCTACCAGTACCTGGGCAGCAGGTTCGGCCCGGTGCTGCAGGGCCTCGCCTCGGTCGCGTTCCTGACCACCCGTCTGCTGGCCGAGGGCGTACGGCTGTTCGCCTCGGCGATCCCGATCAAGCTGCTGCTGGAGGAGTTCGGCCTGCACACGGGCTTCCGGGCCGTCATCCTCGGGGTCACCCTGGCGACGGTGGCCTACACCTACCTGGGCGGGATCGCGGCGGTCATCTGGACCGACGCCATCCAGATGGGCCTGTACCTGGGCGGCGCCGTCCTCGCCATCGCCGTGCTGTCGGCGCAGGTCGGTGGCGCCGGCTACGCCCGGGCGCTGCGGGCGGGCAAGTTCGCGCTCTTCGACACCGACTTCGGCCTGGCCCACGTCCTCACCAGCCCGTTCGCGCTGCCGACCGCGATCGTCGGCGGCGCCGTGTTCGCCATGGCCAGCCACGGCTGCGACCAGCTGATCGTCCAGCGGATCCTCGCCACCCGTTCCCTGCGGGACGGGCAGAAGGCGATGATCGCCTCCGGACTCTTCGTCACCCTGCAGTTCGCGGCCTTCTCGCTGGCCGGCGCGCTGCTGTGGTCCCGCAACCACGGCAAGTCCTTCAAGGAGCTGGGACTCACCAGTACCGACGGCCTCTACCCGCAGTTCATCCTGCACGGGCTGCCCGTCGTGGTCTCGGGCCTGCTGGTGGCCGGGATCGTCGGCGCCGCGATGGGCTCGCTCTCCGCCGCCCTGAACTCCATGGCGAACTCCACGGTCGCCGACATCGTCCGCGGCTTCTCCCGCCGCACCCCGTCGGACCGGTCCCTGCTCACCCTCGCCCGGGCGACGACCCTGGTGTGGGCGGCGCTGATGGCGCTCTTCGCCTGCGCGTTCAGCACCAGCAGCGGCAACGTCTACCTCACGGCCCTGACGATCACCGGCTACACCTACGGCGCGCTGCTCGGCGCCTTCCTGCTCGGCCGGATCGTCCGGCGGGCCCGTCAGCCCGACGCCGTCGTGGCGTTCCTGGCGACGATCGCCGCGATGGCGTACGCCGTGCACGACGTGCGGATCGACGTGCCCGGCGCAGGTGGTGGTGCGTCCGCTGCCCTGGCGGCCCAGTGGCTGGTGCCGCTCGGCGTCGCGGTCAGCCTGTCCGTCGGCTACCTGGTCAGTCTGCGCCGCCTCCTTCCCGACGCACGGGCCGGGGCCGAGGCCACGCTGGCCCCGGCCCCGGCCCCGGACGCCGCGGCCCGCCACCCCACCGGCGGCTGA